GTGATATGAATTCATTGACTCCTTGAATAGTTTTGGAAGACAAAATACTTTTTTGCTTTTTGGGTTTAAATATTATATGCTTATGCCTTTGGTACTGTAATTCAGTAATAGACAGGCAAATTAAATCTAGGACTAAGTGAATTGATGTGGATGGTATTTTCATCATGTTTTTGCAATTTAGCCTGCAGATAGTTATAACTTTGATGTTTAGTCTGATAATTCCATGGAAGCATATGCAGGGGATACTAGTGTTAGCTAGATAATAATGATTAGAGAAGCAATAAATAGAATGATAGGTGTTAATTTTAGTGTAGTTGTTGAGAAATTGACAAACACATAGAAAGATAGATATGAAATTTTCAGATAAATATAAAGTAGAGTGATAAGGAGTCATAAAGGTAGGGCATACCAGAGCAAACCTGATTAGTAATTTCCAAAAATAGAGAACGAGGTAGAATTTTTTGTGTATTTTCCAGCCCCCATAAATTAAGATGAAATTGGAGGTTCTAGCCAGATAAATCAGCCCGATTTGCTTATACTGTTTGAGATTTCTGTTTAGATAATGCTTCAGGAAATAAATATCGTGTAACTTGCATTCTTCAGACTGGAAGGCATCAGGAACAGTAATGTCATAGTTGTTGGTGAAATTGCATAGATGTAATGCGTAATGAAAGACATTCATTCTCTGATATCTCAAGTGATGATTGTTCTTCATGGAAGGAAGGGTTCCAGGTTCCAGCTTCCAGACTAGTGTATTCTGTGATTTGTTCTCGGTTTGAAAAATTATTGATTGTATTCTTGATTGAGACTATTAGATTGCAGATCAGGTGGTCGATTCTGGTGAGGAATGAAATAGCTGGAATAAGAGAGATTTTATGTTGATTAGTCATTTTTGAAAACATGATGTAAACTAAAATGACATTCACAGAGAATTAAGAGAACAAACAGGATAAGAGAGGAGAGAAATTTAGAGCTTTGACATGAACGCCGGTAAGAAAATCCGGCCAAAAATGACCGTTGGACACAACCAGACAGCTCCAACGGCTAGTAGAACTAGCCGCCGCAGAGAAAAAGAGGGGGGTTTAGGGGATTTAGAAGAGACACAGTATCTGAAATGCTCACTACAGTATTTGAAATGATCACTACACCGCCCACCTTACAACACATCCATCACGTTCCAAGAAATATAAACGTTAGTTATGCAAATTTTGTCATTTCTATAACTTCTTTTTCTGTGGAAAAAAACTAGATTATCTTCTACTAAACCTAATACTTTTTTATAGTTGTAGAAAACACCAAAATTCCATTAATAGCATTACAAGTTACTAGATACATACATGTATTTGTGTATGGAACAATAAAAATGTATGTACATCACCTAATGCAACTATATATACGTTAAACATATACTGAATATCTCTCTACATCAACAACCGctgtatattaataattttgtgaatgcccaaaaatattaatatagagagGTTTTACTATACAATTTAGAATATAAACGGTCGAAAATCAACGAATTTTCAATCGCTAAAatcaaaattggtaatgtgcTCCTTTTTTTGTGGGTACGTAgattattctcaaaatattatttTCAAATACGCTACTGTTCAAGTTTTCGAAGAAAAAATGTCTCCCAAAATATGAAGTTAAGAGTGTGAAAAGATCCTCCCccattaattaattaaattttttttttaatcgtcCCCTCGTTAATTAATTGATTGAACAAAACGTGATTGATCTTGTTTAATTTAAACAGACAGGGTCATAATATGACTTAAACTAAAGACTAATAAAGCCCGGCGGCACGGTATAGTTTTTATTAAGTACAACACAAAATACGTATCCCCAATCACATTTCTAtttctcctctctctctctcctctcgACTCCCCGAAGTTCAAGTATCTAGGGtatctcaaattcaaaaattagggCATCAATTTCTTGAACTTCTTGATCAGATTCTGGGATAATGGCTTGTCCAAATATCCTCATGGCGAATTTAGATACGGATAGAGCAGAAACGAAACCAAGATCTTTAAGTCCTAATCAAGAAACGCCGTCATCATCGTCGAGATCGGTTAATGAAACTGTGAATGGTTCGCACGAGTATACGATAAAAGGGTATTCTTTGGCTAAAGGAATGGGTACTGGTAAATACATACAAAGCGATACATTTACAGTTGGTGGTTATGATTGGGCAATCTACTTCTACCCAGATGGGAAGAATCCTGAAGATAGTTCGGTTTATGTCTCGGTGTTTATTGCGTTAGCTAGTGAGGGTACTGATGTTAGGGCATTGTTTGAACTGACGTTATTGGATCAAAGTGGTAAAGGGAAACATAAAGTTCATAGCCATTTTGATCGTGCACTTGAAAGCGGTCCTTATACGTTGAAATATCGAGGAAGCATGTGGTAAGTTTTCTGTTCAGTTTAAAGCATTTCAGTTGTGATTCTTTGTAGGTAGcttgttagggttttgaattatcATTTGTAATTGGGAGTTCCTGAATTTTGAATATGTAAAAGATAGTGAATTGAATTATCCTTTGTTATGGTTTCTTGAATTAGGGCTTATGTTTcttgaattagggtttcttgaAAAGGAATGGTAAATAAAGACGAAGTATTGAAATTCTTAGTCTACCAGTTTTGGTGGAAGTAGTTTGGCTTGGATGTTCTATAGAGATAGTTTAGCAAAGACTTGTAGGTGTTCTCCTATAGAATATGCGTCAGTGAAGAATCATGCTACATAGAACTTGATGGTCTAAGCTATTATTGAATTTGGCTTTTGAATTATTATGAAATTCAAGGTATGGTCATCCTCAGTTCTATTAATTTCTGATACTTTTTATTGAGTTATGTTAGTGGTTATGATTGTCTTCTTGTATTGGTTACTTATCCTGAGTTGTGTCCGAGTAGCTGACAAGTGATTATTTCTCACACCTTTTCTTAGACCCAATATTTTCTAGGTGAATTTTATTTCGGAGTTGAATATTAGTTCATGATCATTTAATGCAGAATGTTGTTACTTTGAGTGTGGAAACCCGGCCACGACTATACTTGTGGAATGTATTTGTGTTTTGGCTGGTACTCACTTAGTCGCATGTTATGCTGGTTTCTGTTATCTACTTTCACCATGTATCGGTTGGTTGAAAAATGTGTGTAATTGATGTTTCTGGATGGATTAATTACAGGGGATATAAGCGGTTCTTCAAAAGGTCAACTCTGGAATGCTCTGATTTTCTCAAGGATGACTGTCTCGCAATGCATTGCACCGTGGGTGTTGTCGGAAGTCGTACTGAAGGGCCGAAACGTTGTAGTGTTACTGTTCCTCCATCAGATATGGGTCAGAGCCTGAAGACTTTGCTGAGATCGGGTACTGCTACTGATGTTACATTTGAGGTCGGTGATGAAACATTTAAAGCGCATAAGCTGGTGCTTGCTGCTCGATCTCCTGTTTTTAGAGCCCAATTCTTTGGATTGGTTGGAGACCCAAATATGGATAAGGTAGTCACGGAGGATGTTGAGCCCTCAGTTTTTAAGGTAACACGTTTGACCTCTCATTGCTTGAAACTGATGATGTTTCTCGCATCTTTAAAACACTGTTTTTATATGAGAATATGAGATTCAGTCAGTGTGATAAAATGTACAAAAAACTCAATTGCTGGATACTGTGTTTCCTCTGTTTCTCATGCTTATAATAATGACCTTGTTTCATGTTTGTGTGATTGGTTACTTGTTCTTAATTTACTTGCTTCTTTTTATTTACTCATGGATATCTAATTTTACATGTTGTGTTGCAGGCTATGCTGCTGTTTATGTACTCAGATGAGCTTCCTGATGCAAATGAAGTATCTGGCTTCGACTCTTCTTGCTCTTCAACTGTAATGGTGCAGCATCTATTAGCTGCATCAGATCGATTTGGTCTAGATCGGTTGAAATTCTTGTGTGAGGCAAAATTATGTGAAGCAGTTACAACTGACACGGTTGCAACTACATTGGCCCTAGCTGAACAACACAGTTGCTCACAGCTGAAAACTGTTTGTCTCAAATATGCAGCTAAGCCAGGAAATTTAGGAGGTGAGTGTTGTTTGGGAACCAGAAAGGATTGTCCATTTAGGTTGAAATACTAAAAACGTGTTTGATATGTATCTGTACACTGCCTTGCATTACCTGGTTATTAGAAGGTGATACTGACTGTGAAATCATGCCACTCCAATAATTCCTTTCTTTATGTTTTGGATTTAGTTGTGGGCTCATGATAGATAGATGTTATCCAGTTAGATTAGATAATGCAGTTTTGGTTTGTTTAAGAGGCACTCTCAGGAGAATTCTGTTTAATGTTTTACATGATGAGTAGCATGTTTTCTTTAGGTGTTTGGTTGAAACTGTCCTGGCCTCACGTATTTGGTGTCTCATGTGCAGCGGTGATGCAGACTGAAGGGTTTGCTTATCTGGAGGAGAGTTGTCCCTCATTACTGTCAGAGTTGTTGGAGACAATTGCAGTTGTTGATGATGAGTCGCGCCAACCCAGCAAGAAACGGCatccaaacagcagcaacatcagCCCCAACATTGTCCCAGATGAGGTCCCAGTTGATGCTATTGCTAGGCGTACGAGAAGGCGACTGCAGTAACTGTTACTTTTAGTCTCTCTCAGAGGTCAACTTGGAGGTTTGATGAGGTCCCAATTGACGCTATTGCTAGGCGCACGAGAAGGCGACTGCAGTAAC
This portion of the Papaver somniferum cultivar HN1 chromosome 11, ASM357369v1, whole genome shotgun sequence genome encodes:
- the LOC113322873 gene encoding BTB/POZ and MATH domain-containing protein 3-like, which produces MACPNILMANLDTDRAETKPRSLSPNQETPSSSSRSVNETVNGSHEYTIKGYSLAKGMGTGKYIQSDTFTVGGYDWAIYFYPDGKNPEDSSVYVSVFIALASEGTDVRALFELTLLDQSGKGKHKVHSHFDRALESGPYTLKYRGSMWGYKRFFKRSTLECSDFLKDDCLAMHCTVGVVGSRTEGPKRCSVTVPPSDMGQSLKTLLRSGTATDVTFEVGDETFKAHKLVLAARSPVFRAQFFGLVGDPNMDKVVTEDVEPSVFKAMLLFMYSDELPDANEVSGFDSSCSSTVMVQHLLAASDRFGLDRLKFLCEAKLCEAVTTDTVATTLALAEQHSCSQLKTVCLKYAAKPGNLGAVMQTEGFAYLEESCPSLLSELLETIAVVDDESRQPSKKRHPNSSNISPNIVPDEVPVDAIARRTRRRLQ